The Clostridioides difficile genome has a segment encoding these proteins:
- a CDS encoding GntR family transcriptional regulator: MKREYSLYYLIYEYYVSRILFGYYKKGQTLPSIEIICKQFRVAPQTARTALSRMQDDGYISIRVKRTSVVIFEQDEKAKKQYSINYFSAIKETVIDLYKSTKLLFYPLLVEGCTYLDENNLKDLLDISNNIDIRNQQRLISYHLIILQALENPLVLNLFWDTIRFLRFPYLRIEDDAVVYNQQMIIETFNQIINDIESSDYKSVILRFDIFQEKMVTNILNHIYSTIDIVEEIDKIPFEWYIYRTRPQLCYSIVVNLICKISKGIYPYGNFLPSFASLAEEYKVSVSTIRRSISLLNNIGITKTLNGKGTQVIDIYKESIKPDFSKPSIKKNLIMFFHSLSFITLTCENVAKTTLKFLSEDELYLFEQKLAVQLENKSYFLSLGTCISFIGKMNPLEYIKEVYSKLYALLLWGYSLKVYRMEMHMSHEIFATFVQDILKALKMKDIDLFAKILKDTLNDEIIIVKEIFSQHNIYIK, from the coding sequence TTGAAGCGTGAATATAGCTTATATTATTTAATTTATGAATATTATGTATCACGTATATTATTTGGATATTATAAAAAAGGACAAACGCTACCTTCTATTGAGATAATTTGTAAACAATTTAGGGTTGCACCACAAACAGCTCGTACTGCTCTATCACGAATGCAAGATGATGGGTATATTTCTATTAGAGTTAAACGAACATCTGTTGTCATTTTTGAACAAGATGAGAAAGCTAAAAAACAGTATTCAATTAATTATTTTTCAGCAATAAAAGAAACTGTTATAGATTTATACAAATCTACAAAGCTCCTTTTTTATCCACTTTTGGTTGAAGGCTGTACTTATTTAGATGAAAACAATTTAAAAGACCTTCTTGATATTTCAAATAATATAGATATACGTAATCAACAACGTTTAATAAGTTATCACCTTATTATTTTACAAGCACTCGAAAATCCACTTGTATTAAATCTTTTTTGGGATACTATTAGATTCCTAAGATTTCCATATTTAAGGATAGAGGATGATGCTGTTGTTTATAATCAACAAATGATAATAGAAACCTTTAATCAAATTATTAATGATATTGAATCTAGTGATTATAAGTCTGTAATTTTGAGATTTGATATTTTTCAAGAAAAGATGGTTACAAATATTTTAAATCATATATATTCAACTATAGATATAGTTGAGGAAATAGATAAAATCCCATTTGAATGGTATATATATAGAACTAGACCTCAACTTTGTTATTCTATTGTGGTCAATTTAATCTGTAAAATCAGTAAAGGTATTTATCCTTATGGAAATTTTTTGCCATCTTTTGCTTCTTTAGCTGAGGAATATAAAGTCTCTGTTAGCACAATACGTAGGTCTATCAGTTTACTAAACAATATTGGCATCACCAAGACACTCAATGGCAAAGGTACACAAGTAATTGATATATATAAAGAGTCTATAAAACCTGACTTTTCCAAACCATCAATTAAAAAAAATCTGATTATGTTTTTTCATAGTTTAAGTTTTATAACCTTAACATGTGAAAATGTTGCAAAAACAACTTTAAAATTCTTAAGTGAAGATGAACTATATTTATTTGAACAAAAGTTAGCTGTTCAGTTAGAAAATAAATCTTATTTTTTATCTCTTGGTACATGTATAAGCTTTATTGGTAAAATGAATCCTCTTGAATATATTAAAGAAGTGTATAGCAAGCTTTATGCTTTACTATTATGGGGATATTCACTTAAAGTATATAGAATGGAGATGCATATGTCACATGAAATATTTGCTACATTTGTACAAGATATATTAAAAGCTTTAAAAATGAAAGATATTGACTTATTTGCAAAAATCTTAAAAGATACACTCAATGATGAAATAATTATTGTCAAAGAAATTTTTTCACAACATAATATTTATATTAAATAG
- a CDS encoding ABC transporter substrate-binding protein: protein MNKKAAIIATVAIVGLVAVFALGGSKKSEQKTSKDSDVTIKVTHSLGETDVKLKPKKVVVFDYSALDTMDALGVGDSLVGLPKSSLPVSLEKYKDEKYVDLGGLKEPDLEGIKSTNPDLIIINGRQEDFYEQLSKIAPTISTSKDDKKYLESVKNNINKIAKIFGVEEKANQEFTKIEKKIEVLNKKVTEKDLNALTLMVNEGNLSVFGEESRFSILYNSFGFKNKDKKIKESSHGQNITFEYVAKQNPDIMFVIDRGIATGSDVKAGLTAKSVLNNDVIKSMDAYKNDNIIYLDAPTWYVNDGGLTSLNKMIDDASKAVNK, encoded by the coding sequence ATGAATAAAAAAGCAGCAATAATAGCAACAGTGGCTATAGTAGGATTAGTAGCAGTATTTGCATTAGGTGGGAGCAAAAAAAGTGAGCAGAAAACATCAAAGGATTCAGATGTTACTATAAAAGTAACTCATAGTTTAGGAGAAACTGATGTAAAGTTAAAGCCTAAAAAAGTAGTGGTATTTGATTATTCAGCACTAGATACAATGGATGCACTAGGTGTTGGGGATAGTTTAGTAGGACTTCCAAAATCAAGTTTGCCAGTATCTTTAGAAAAGTATAAAGATGAAAAATATGTAGACTTAGGTGGATTAAAAGAACCAGATTTAGAAGGTATAAAATCAACAAATCCAGATTTAATTATAATAAATGGAAGACAAGAAGATTTTTATGAGCAATTATCTAAGATAGCACCAACAATAAGTACAAGTAAAGATGATAAGAAGTATTTAGAATCTGTTAAAAATAATATAAATAAAATAGCTAAAATATTTGGAGTAGAAGAGAAGGCTAATCAAGAATTTACTAAAATTGAAAAGAAAATAGAAGTTTTAAATAAAAAAGTAACAGAAAAAGACTTAAATGCTTTAACTCTTATGGTAAATGAAGGGAATTTAAGTGTATTTGGCGAAGAGTCTAGATTTAGCATATTATACAACAGTTTTGGATTTAAGAATAAAGATAAAAAGATAAAGGAATCAAGTCATGGTCAAAATATTACTTTTGAATATGTAGCTAAACAAAATCCAGATATTATGTTTGTAATAGATAGAGGTATAGCTACTGGTAGTGATGTGAAAGCTGGTTTAACAGCTAAATCTGTTTTAAATAATGATGTAATAAAATCTATGGATGCTTATAAAAATGATAATATAATATACTTGGATGCACCAACATGGTATGTAAATGATGGTGGCCTTACATCTTTAAATAAAATGATAGATGATGCTTCAAAAGCAGTTAATAAATAG
- a CDS encoding MetQ/NlpA family ABC transporter substrate-binding protein yields MKFKKLLSLLLCLVFTLSVVGCSKSKDDKKIVVGATLVPGGELLEELKPLIEEKGYTLEVKNFDDYILPNEALNNGEIDANLFQHEPYLKEAVKAKGYKIMAGTKLYVCPAILYSYKIKSVDEFKKGDTIAISNNPSSCSKDLRYLESIGLLTLPKENNLVSPKDIIENPKGIQFKELDIAQIPSSLPDVTAAFIDTTYAVPASLDANKNGIYTAPVNDEYANLLAFRTEDKDSEKIKVLQEVLTSDKARNLIEEKYKGIVIPVF; encoded by the coding sequence ATGAAATTCAAAAAATTATTAAGTTTGTTATTATGTCTAGTATTTACTTTATCGGTAGTTGGATGTTCAAAATCTAAAGACGATAAAAAAATTGTTGTTGGTGCTACTCTAGTTCCAGGTGGTGAGTTATTAGAAGAATTAAAACCACTTATTGAAGAAAAAGGTTATACTTTAGAAGTTAAAAACTTTGATGATTACATACTTCCAAATGAAGCTTTAAATAATGGCGAAATTGATGCAAATCTATTTCAACATGAGCCTTATCTAAAAGAGGCTGTTAAAGCTAAAGGCTATAAAATAATGGCTGGGACTAAACTATATGTATGTCCAGCGATACTTTACTCTTACAAAATAAAATCTGTTGATGAATTTAAAAAAGGAGATACAATTGCAATAAGCAACAATCCATCTTCTTGTTCTAAAGACCTTAGATATCTTGAAAGTATAGGGCTTTTAACTTTACCTAAAGAAAATAATTTAGTTAGTCCTAAAGATATAATTGAAAATCCAAAGGGCATACAATTCAAAGAATTAGATATTGCTCAAATACCATCTTCTCTTCCAGATGTAACTGCTGCATTTATAGATACTACTTACGCAGTACCTGCTAGTCTTGATGCTAATAAAAATGGAATCTACACAGCACCAGTGAATGATGAGTATGCTAACCTTTTAGCATTTAGAACTGAGGATAAAGATAGTGAAAAAATTAAAGTTTTACAAGAAGTTCTTACATCAGATAAAGCAAGAAACTTAATTGAAGAAAAATACAAAGGAATTGTAATTCCTGTTTTTTAG
- a CDS encoding lipoate--protein ligase codes for MLLIYNEKTNPYFNLAMEEYLLKNFDEDLFILWRNEPSIIVGKNQNTLSEINLEYIREHSIPVVRRQSGGGAVFHDLGNINFTFIACNNNSFSDFRRFTQPIIDLLKTLDVSAEFSGRNDLLIEGKKFSGNAQHNYKNKVMHHGTLLFSSEINDLSNALKVKPIKFEGKGIKSVKSRVTNISEHLQYDMNILEFKDAIMNYLSATNADNTNYSLSKYDIERIEKLTKSKYETWDWNFGNSPKYSLSNELKYAGGNVEFNLNVDKGIITSIKFFGDFFGKCDVSFVEDKLVGTKHEENSLRTILDSIEINDYFLGADTNILVSGILGVK; via the coding sequence ATGTTATTAATTTACAATGAAAAAACAAACCCTTATTTTAATTTAGCAATGGAAGAATATTTACTTAAAAATTTTGATGAAGATTTATTTATTTTATGGAGGAATGAACCTTCTATAATTGTTGGAAAAAATCAAAATACACTCTCTGAAATAAACTTAGAATATATAAGAGAACATTCAATACCAGTTGTTAGAAGACAATCTGGCGGAGGAGCTGTATTTCATGATTTAGGAAATATAAACTTTACATTTATAGCTTGTAATAATAATAGTTTTAGTGATTTCAGAAGATTCACTCAACCAATAATAGACCTACTTAAAACTTTAGATGTCAGTGCTGAGTTTTCTGGAAGAAATGACCTTCTTATAGAGGGTAAAAAGTTCTCTGGAAATGCTCAACATAACTATAAGAATAAGGTAATGCATCATGGGACACTTTTATTTTCATCTGAAATAAATGACCTTTCAAATGCACTAAAGGTCAAACCCATAAAATTTGAAGGTAAAGGTATAAAATCTGTAAAGTCTCGTGTAACCAATATAAGTGAACATCTACAATATGATATGAATATACTTGAGTTTAAAGATGCTATAATGAATTATCTCTCTGCAACAAATGCTGATAATACAAATTATTCTCTAAGTAAATATGACATAGAGAGAATAGAAAAACTTACTAAATCAAAATATGAGACTTGGGATTGGAATTTTGGTAATTCACCAAAATATTCTCTTTCAAATGAATTAAAATATGCTGGTGGAAATGTAGAATTTAACTTAAATGTTGATAAAGGCATAATAACCAGTATAAAGTTTTTTGGAGATTTTTTTGGAAAGTGTGATGTATCTTTTGTAGAGGATAAACTTGTTGGTACAAAACATGAGGAAAATTCATTAAGAACTATTTTAGATAGTATTGAAATAAATGACTATTTCTTGGGTGCTGATACTAATATTTTAGTTTCTGGAATTTTAGGTGTTAAGTAA
- a CDS encoding TerD family protein, with amino-acid sequence MAIELKKGQKINLTKKENTDLGEILVNLNWNQKVQKKGFFGALRSSNIDLDLGCLFEMKNGVKGAVQALGNSFGNLEHPPFAQLDGDDRTGSNTQGENIRINGNKIKEIKRILIYAFIYEGVANWSEADGIVTIKQKQDSDLVVKLDEHKNGYNMCSIALIENVNDETFSVEKVVKYFKGHREMDDEFNWGLKWVAGRK; translated from the coding sequence ATGGCTATAGAATTGAAAAAAGGACAAAAAATAAATCTTACAAAAAAAGAAAATACCGATTTAGGTGAGATTTTAGTTAATTTAAATTGGAATCAAAAAGTACAAAAAAAGGGCTTTTTTGGAGCTCTAAGAAGTAGTAATATAGATTTAGATTTGGGTTGCTTGTTTGAAATGAAAAACGGTGTAAAAGGTGCTGTTCAAGCATTAGGCAATTCCTTTGGTAATTTAGAACATCCTCCTTTTGCTCAACTAGATGGAGATGACCGAACAGGAAGCAATACTCAAGGCGAAAATATAAGAATTAATGGTAACAAGATAAAAGAAATAAAAAGAATATTGATTTATGCTTTTATTTATGAAGGTGTGGCTAATTGGTCAGAAGCTGATGGGATTGTAACTATTAAACAAAAACAAGATTCTGATTTAGTGGTTAAGCTTGATGAACATAAAAACGGTTATAACATGTGCTCAATAGCATTAATAGAAAATGTAAATGATGAAACATTTAGTGTTGAAAAAGTAGTTAAATACTTTAAAGGGCATAGAGAAATGGATGATGAATTTAACTGGGGCTTAAAATGGGTTGCAGGAAGAAAATAA
- a CDS encoding Na+/H+ antiporter NhaC family protein has protein sequence MRNKKFDIIFLTTIMFIMSTVMVFAEEDIDTIALANAEKFGILTLIPPLVAIILAFITKNVIISLLLGILSGSFIIQVSGVNVFAAFIQAFLDLVDRALVSLSDPWNAGIILQVLAIGGVINLVAKMGGAKAIAEALAKRAKSAKGTQIITWFLGLLVFFDDYANSLIVGPMMRPVADKMKISREKLAFIIDATAAPVAGLAIISTWIGLEVGLIHDAFESISVDVDAFGIFLNTIPFRFYNILILAFIVISALLLKEFGPMRKAEIKSRNRKIGTNLDEGVEELDDLAPKNGVKLSVWNAIIPIGTLIVVALVSFYYSGYTSIMGGEDKALIQLFTNSPYSFEAIKEAFSASDASRALFQSALVASLVAIIMAVVKKIFTISEAIDVWIDGMKSLVITGVILILAWSLSSVIKELGTAKFLIHLLSGSLPPFLLPSLIFGLGAIISFATGTAYGTMGILMPLAIPLAYSLNPDMSYVIVSTSAVLTGAIFGDHCSPISDTTILSSMGAGCNHIDHVNTQMPYAIFTAIITIVFGYIPAGLGLPIYIVLPVAIAAVFLGIQIIGKRVDEAEIELAE, from the coding sequence ATGAGAAATAAAAAATTTGATATTATTTTTCTGACGACAATTATGTTTATAATGTCAACTGTAATGGTGTTTGCAGAGGAAGATATAGATACCATTGCACTAGCTAACGCAGAAAAATTTGGAATCTTAACTTTAATACCACCATTAGTTGCTATAATACTTGCATTTATAACTAAAAATGTAATAATTTCTTTACTGCTAGGAATTCTTTCTGGAAGTTTTATAATTCAAGTTAGTGGAGTTAATGTATTTGCTGCATTTATACAAGCGTTTTTAGACTTAGTAGATAGAGCTTTAGTATCTCTATCAGACCCATGGAATGCAGGGATAATACTGCAAGTTTTAGCAATTGGGGGAGTAATAAATCTCGTTGCCAAGATGGGTGGTGCCAAGGCTATAGCTGAAGCACTTGCAAAGAGAGCAAAATCAGCTAAAGGTACACAGATTATAACTTGGTTTTTAGGTCTTTTAGTTTTCTTTGATGATTATGCGAATTCATTAATTGTAGGACCTATGATGAGACCTGTTGCAGATAAAATGAAAATATCAAGAGAAAAATTAGCATTTATAATAGATGCTACAGCAGCACCAGTTGCTGGGCTTGCCATAATATCTACATGGATAGGTCTTGAAGTTGGTCTAATACATGATGCTTTTGAAAGCATAAGTGTAGATGTTGATGCGTTTGGTATATTTTTAAATACAATACCATTTAGATTTTATAATATATTAATATTAGCATTTATTGTAATTTCAGCATTGTTATTAAAAGAGTTTGGACCAATGAGAAAAGCTGAAATAAAATCTAGAAATAGAAAAATTGGTACAAATCTTGATGAAGGTGTTGAAGAGTTAGACGATTTAGCTCCAAAAAATGGAGTAAAACTAAGCGTGTGGAATGCTATAATTCCAATAGGTACATTAATAGTAGTTGCATTAGTATCATTCTATTATAGTGGATATACATCTATAATGGGAGGGGAAGATAAAGCTTTAATACAATTGTTTACAAATTCACCATATTCTTTTGAAGCAATAAAAGAAGCATTTAGTGCATCTGATGCATCTAGAGCATTATTTCAATCTGCATTAGTTGCAAGTTTAGTTGCTATTATAATGGCTGTAGTTAAGAAGATTTTTACAATATCAGAAGCAATTGATGTTTGGATAGATGGAATGAAAAGTTTAGTAATCACTGGTGTAATATTAATCCTTGCTTGGTCATTAAGTTCAGTAATAAAAGAGTTGGGTACAGCTAAATTCTTGATACATTTATTATCAGGTTCATTGCCTCCATTCTTACTACCAAGTTTAATATTTGGCTTAGGAGCAATAATATCTTTTGCTACTGGAACTGCTTATGGAACAATGGGTATACTAATGCCACTTGCAATACCACTTGCATATTCATTAAATCCTGACATGTCTTATGTAATAGTAAGTACAAGTGCAGTTTTAACAGGTGCAATATTTGGGGACCATTGTTCTCCAATTTCAGATACAACAATACTTTCTTCAATGGGAGCTGGTTGTAATCATATAGACCATGTTAATACTCAAATGCCATATGCTAT
- a CDS encoding iron chelate uptake ABC transporter family permease subunit: MKLSLNKKIYLMTALLLISMAFFLIYGIDMNNLDYVLSQRIPKILAMILGGGCIAFTTIVFQTITNNQILTPSVLGLDSLYVMIQTIIVFIFGATSNLITNENYNFIINVTIMIVASMLLYRALFERKENNIFFLILVGIVFGTLFKSATAFIQVMIDPNEFLALQTSIMASLNNINTNVLLIALIIVIATIPFIYDEIKYLDILSLGREQAINLGVDFDKVVKKMIILIAILVSVSTALIGPMTFLGLLLANIAREVFKTYKHTYLILGSILLGMITLIIGQFFIQHIFKFNTTLSVVINFIGGIYFIQLLLKGSNR, translated from the coding sequence ATGAAGCTTAGTCTTAATAAAAAAATTTATTTGATGACTGCATTACTCTTGATATCAATGGCATTTTTTTTAATCTATGGAATAGACATGAATAATCTAGACTATGTATTATCACAAAGAATACCAAAAATACTTGCTATGATACTAGGTGGAGGATGTATAGCATTTACTACTATAGTATTTCAAACAATTACTAACAACCAAATATTAACACCAAGTGTACTAGGACTAGATTCCTTATATGTAATGATTCAAACTATAATAGTATTTATATTTGGAGCAACCAGTAATCTTATTACAAATGAAAATTATAATTTTATCATTAATGTTACTATAATGATTGTAGCTTCAATGCTATTGTATAGAGCATTATTTGAAAGAAAAGAAAATAATATTTTCTTTTTAATCCTAGTAGGAATAGTTTTTGGAACTCTATTTAAAAGTGCAACAGCATTTATTCAAGTAATGATAGACCCTAATGAATTTCTAGCACTACAAACTAGCATAATGGCTAGTCTAAATAATATAAATACAAATGTATTATTAATTGCACTTATAATAGTTATTGCAACAATACCTTTTATATATGATGAGATAAAATATTTAGATATACTATCATTAGGCAGAGAACAAGCAATTAATTTAGGTGTAGATTTTGATAAAGTAGTAAAAAAAATGATAATCTTAATAGCAATTTTAGTTTCAGTATCAACAGCACTTATTGGACCTATGACATTTTTAGGACTTTTATTAGCCAATATAGCTAGAGAAGTTTTTAAAACATATAAACATACTTATTTAATTTTAGGTTCTATCTTGCTAGGGATGATTACGTTAATAATAGGTCAATTTTTTATACAACATATATTCAAATTTAATACAACATTAAGTGTAGTAATAAATTTTATAGGAGGAATTTACTTTATCCAATTATTATTAAAGGGGAGTAATAGATGA
- a CDS encoding GGDEF domain-containing phosphodiesterase: protein MKRFLKITILVLFVLLISISYISVQLIHNIGDYGKLINYVGIVRGASQRLTKLEMNLQPNDELVEYIDEILQELNTGHGKYGLVVTDCKKYNEYLSLLERKWDDLTIEIKKVRMEEDSSKLLKTSEEFFEIANDTVFEVEHYSKEKSNYLMTLIIIISIVGIVAWIILIIQYNRRLIRLEKLNVDLKNIAYKDELTGANTIEKFKLDAEKYIYKYKDKKFAIFYIDFENFKYINDIFGYDYGDMILKRYSNLMMDDIGKYEIFAREIADRFVALRCYVDKETLLRRQQIVDDKLINITDEIKNKYSITIVSGICCIEDMNEKLNIDDLINRANFAQKTVKNKPGTKYAFYNENIRKKMIEENTIKSRIHEALNRREFVVYLQPKVNLHTQKIDCAEALVRWMTPDKCVISPAIFIPILEKEFFISLVDQYVFEEVCRWIRKRLDENKTIIPISVNVSKIQFYNAKFVETYSQIKNKHNIPKNTIEIEFTESVAFENQEHLLEIVHDLHESGFTCSLDDFGKGYSSLSVLKDLPFDVLKLDSMFFKESLNKEKEKIVIKNIIQMIKELNIITVAEGIEYKEQVEFLKEIGCDLVQGFVFYKPMPMSEFEEILDKEIVYSL from the coding sequence ATGAAGCGATTTTTAAAGATAACTATCTTAGTTTTATTTGTTTTATTAATTTCTATAAGTTACATTTCTGTTCAATTAATTCATAACATTGGAGATTATGGAAAGTTGATTAATTATGTTGGTATTGTTCGTGGAGCTAGTCAACGTTTAACTAAATTAGAGATGAATCTTCAACCAAATGACGAACTAGTAGAATATATCGATGAAATTTTACAAGAATTAAATACAGGACATGGAAAATATGGTCTAGTAGTCACTGACTGCAAAAAATATAATGAGTATTTATCTTTATTAGAAAGAAAATGGGACGATTTAACTATTGAAATTAAAAAAGTAAGGATGGAAGAAGATAGTAGCAAGTTATTAAAAACAAGTGAAGAATTTTTTGAGATTGCAAATGACACAGTATTTGAAGTAGAACATTATTCTAAGGAAAAAAGCAATTACTTAATGACCCTAATAATTATAATATCGATTGTAGGTATAGTAGCATGGATTATATTGATTATACAGTATAATAGAAGATTAATTAGACTCGAAAAATTAAACGTAGATTTAAAAAATATTGCATATAAAGATGAACTTACAGGAGCAAATACTATAGAAAAATTTAAGTTGGATGCAGAGAAGTATATTTATAAGTATAAAGATAAGAAATTTGCTATATTTTATATTGATTTTGAAAATTTTAAGTATATCAATGATATATTTGGATACGATTATGGTGACATGATATTAAAACGTTATTCTAATCTTATGATGGATGATATTGGAAAATACGAAATATTTGCAAGAGAGATTGCAGATAGATTTGTTGCATTAAGATGTTATGTAGATAAGGAGACTTTACTAAGAAGACAACAAATCGTAGATGATAAGTTGATTAATATTACAGATGAAATTAAAAATAAATACAGTATTACCATTGTCAGTGGAATTTGTTGTATTGAAGATATGAATGAAAAATTAAATATAGACGATTTGATAAATCGTGCAAATTTTGCACAAAAGACTGTCAAAAACAAACCAGGTACTAAGTATGCTTTTTATAATGAAAATATTCGTAAAAAAATGATTGAAGAAAATACAATTAAGAGTAGAATACATGAAGCGCTCAATAGAAGAGAATTTGTTGTTTATTTACAACCCAAAGTTAATTTACATACTCAAAAAATAGATTGTGCAGAAGCCTTAGTACGTTGGATGACACCAGATAAATGTGTGATATCTCCAGCAATATTTATTCCAATACTGGAAAAGGAATTTTTTATTAGTTTGGTAGACCAATATGTTTTTGAAGAGGTATGTAGATGGATTAGAAAAAGATTAGATGAAAATAAAACAATTATTCCTATATCAGTTAATGTTTCTAAGATACAATTTTATAATGCTAAATTTGTAGAAACTTATTCTCAAATAAAAAATAAACATAATATACCTAAAAATACTATAGAAATTGAATTTACAGAAAGTGTTGCTTTTGAAAATCAAGAGCATCTTTTAGAAATTGTACACGACTTACATGAAAGTGGCTTTACTTGTTCTTTGGATGATTTTGGAAAGGGATACTCGTCTCTAAGTGTTTTGAAAGATTTACCATTTGATGTTTTAAAGCTTGACTCAATGTTTTTTAAAGAGAGTTTAAATAAAGAAAAAGAGAAGATAGTAATAAAAAATATTATACAGATGATAAAAGAGTTAAATATTATAACTGTTGCTGAAGGTATTGAATATAAGGAACAGGTTGAATTTCTCAAAGAGATTGGGTGTGATTTGGTTCAAGGGTTTGTTTTTTATAAACCAATGCCAATGTCAGAGTTTGAAGAAATATTGGATAAAGAAATTGTTTATAGTTTATAA
- a CDS encoding ATP-binding cassette domain-containing protein — MIEIKNIFKKYKNKNVVDNVSFNIEKGKITSFIGPNGAGKSTVLSIVTRLIGGDSGEVLIEGKSLTSYNNKELAKKIAILKQSNNITLKLTIKELVGFGRFPYSEGNLTQEDEKYINEAIDYMKLTDIQDKYLDELSGGQRQRAYIAMVIAQNTEYILLDEPLNNLDMNHSVQMMKVLRSLCDELGKTIVLVMHDINFASCYSDNIVALKNGKIEKVGRTDEIVNEKVLGDIYEMSFDIKHINGNKICVYF; from the coding sequence ATGATAGAAATAAAAAACATATTTAAAAAATATAAAAATAAAAATGTTGTAGATAATGTTTCTTTTAATATAGAAAAAGGAAAAATAACATCTTTTATAGGGCCAAATGGGGCTGGTAAAAGTACTGTGTTATCAATAGTAACAAGACTTATAGGAGGTGATAGTGGAGAAGTATTGATAGAAGGCAAAAGCTTAACTTCTTATAACAATAAAGAGCTAGCTAAAAAAATAGCTATACTTAAACAATCTAATAATATAACTTTAAAACTCACAATAAAAGAATTAGTTGGATTTGGGAGATTTCCATACAGTGAAGGAAATTTAACTCAAGAGGATGAAAAATACATTAATGAAGCTATAGATTATATGAAATTAACTGATATACAAGACAAATATTTGGATGAATTAAGTGGTGGACAAAGACAGAGAGCTTATATAGCAATGGTAATAGCCCAAAATACAGAGTACATATTACTTGATGAGCCACTTAATAATTTGGATATGAATCATTCAGTACAAATGATGAAGGTACTTAGAAGTCTTTGTGATGAGTTAGGTAAGACTATAGTGTTGGTCATGCATGACATAAATTTTGCTTCATGCTATTCAGATAATATAGTTGCACTTAAAAATGGAAAAATTGAAAAAGTAGGTCGTACAGATGAAATAGTCAATGAAAAAGTTTTAGGAGATATTTACGAAATGAGCTTTGACATTAAGCATATAAATGGAAATAAAATATGTGTCTATTTTTAA